The Campylobacter sp. RM10537 genome has a segment encoding these proteins:
- a CDS encoding primosomal protein N', which translates to MRYYEVSIFGLYLQNLIFHSEEKIPSLSEVIVDIKMKKNLRALVIKECEKPNFQTKAIKELTPFSLSKSQFELAKFISYYYATTIGFVLGFFSTSKEYSCKKLEILKKPNLSFEQQKALEFLNNQSSSLLFADTGSGKTEIYISLIKDYLEKGKQVLFLMPEISLTSQIKKRLEMYFKDNFFLWHSKVSKKKKQECLESFNEGKALLIAGARSALFLPFRNLGLIVVDEEHDNSYKASNKPYINVRDLALFLGSKLNIKVVLGSATPSLTSFYKQKVFRLKGTFFESRKYFLYDENELSLSPMLLNEIQVSLNKQKQAIIFLPTRANFRQIFCKNCGDTIKCPFCSIAMSLHKNRNLLKCHYCNFTKNIDQFCPSCKGLMLEARKMGTAELKELLESKFIHAKVAKFDSDEITSVKKLNNILKDFNDKKIDILIGTSMLAKGHDYHNVDLSVILGIDEYLFRPNFRSSEETLALAMQVAGRAGRKGEARVLLQTKNRAFFEKYIQNYDTFLKDELENRKDLYPPFKRLLRLIIEDIDKTKAQKLCEYLAEKLAIMKNIELVGYGVCGIEMINSKYRFHILIRSDSYKALISIEEYVLQFKNINADIDPIEFM; encoded by the coding sequence ATGAGATATTATGAAGTATCTATTTTTGGATTATATTTACAGAATTTAATTTTTCATAGCGAGGAGAAGATTCCTTCTTTGAGTGAAGTTATTGTAGATATAAAAATGAAAAAAAATCTTAGGGCTTTAGTGATTAAAGAATGTGAAAAGCCAAATTTTCAAACAAAAGCTATTAAAGAACTTACACCTTTTTCTTTGAGTAAATCTCAATTTGAACTCGCAAAATTTATTTCTTATTATTATGCTACTACAATAGGTTTTGTTTTAGGTTTTTTTTCAACAAGTAAAGAATATTCTTGTAAAAAATTAGAAATTTTAAAAAAACCTAATTTAAGTTTTGAGCAACAAAAAGCTTTAGAATTTTTAAATAATCAATCAAGTTCTTTACTTTTTGCAGATACTGGGAGTGGTAAAACTGAAATTTACATCTCTTTAATAAAAGATTACTTAGAAAAAGGAAAGCAAGTTTTATTTTTAATGCCTGAAATTTCACTCACTTCTCAAATTAAAAAACGTTTAGAGATGTATTTTAAAGATAATTTTTTTTTATGGCATTCTAAGGTTTCTAAAAAGAAGAAACAAGAATGTTTAGAAAGTTTTAATGAAGGTAAAGCCTTGTTAATTGCTGGAGCCCGTTCCGCGCTTTTTTTACCTTTTAGAAATTTAGGTTTAATTGTAGTAGATGAAGAGCATGATAATTCTTACAAAGCTTCAAATAAACCTTATATAAATGTCAGAGATTTGGCGCTTTTTTTAGGATCGAAATTAAATATTAAGGTTGTTTTAGGATCCGCAACTCCTTCTTTAACAAGTTTTTATAAACAAAAAGTATTTAGACTTAAGGGTACATTTTTTGAAAGTAGAAAATATTTTTTATATGATGAAAATGAATTATCTTTAAGTCCAATGCTTTTAAATGAAATACAAGTAAGTCTAAATAAGCAAAAACAAGCCATTATTTTTTTACCTACGCGTGCCAATTTTCGTCAAATTTTTTGCAAAAATTGCGGAGATACAATAAAGTGTCCATTTTGTTCTATTGCTATGAGTTTACATAAAAATAGAAATTTATTAAAATGTCATTATTGTAATTTTACAAAAAACATCGATCAATTTTGTCCTTCTTGTAAAGGATTAATGCTAGAAGCTAGAAAAATGGGAACAGCCGAACTCAAGGAACTTTTAGAATCAAAATTTATTCATGCTAAGGTAGCAAAGTTTGATAGCGATGAGATTACCAGTGTTAAAAAATTAAATAATATTTTAAAAGATTTTAACGATAAGAAAATTGATATACTTATAGGAACTTCTATGCTTGCTAAGGGGCATGATTATCATAATGTTGATTTGAGTGTGATTTTAGGTATTGATGAGTATTTATTTAGGCCGAATTTTAGATCAAGTGAAGAAACTTTAGCTTTAGCTATGCAAGTAGCAGGTAGAGCAGGGCGTAAAGGAGAAGCTAGGGTGCTTTTACAAACTAAAAATCGTGCTTTTTTTGAAAAATATATACAAAATTACGATACTTTTTTAAAAGATGAACTTGAGAATAGAAAAGATTTATATCCACCTTTTAAACGTCTTTTAAGACTAATTATAGAAGATATAGATAAAACAAAAGCACAAAAATTATGTGAGTATTTAGCTGAAAAATTAGCAATAATGAAAAATATAGAACTTGTTGGCTATGGGGTTTGTGGTATTGAAATGATTAATTCAAAATATCGTTTTCATATTCTTATTCGCAGTGATTCTTATAAGGCTTTAATTTCTATAGAAGAATATGTCTTGCAATTTAAAAATATTAATGCAGATATTGATCCTATAGAATTTATGTAA
- a CDS encoding DUF2972 domain-containing protein, which yields MQDLLEFIRNNLNQTQAQILLKALKNSHNENFFSFVMKNINIICEWLNSHEFKENYLNNPYPALINPNFIDTDSSRYCAELAWDLNLPLPQHYKFIYISPHGVGAAAFLRYLNEGCNVLCFPSWTSPEDAKERYCMHYMHLNSNIKQYAINISELNIPNFDKFLALLNPNSKIICSVRDPISILKHNWGRDWTKITRNYPRDFDLTYDYRTYIKFLTHNAKTEIKVDFEELNNSVFILNFLLQYFNKEQIYYLDMNSIIPKNAFKTLDFLARKFSFTPPPQEKQSFFKIQEFQGYIRYLFPITLYVNEKDIKNRFTINNPKIYDLEIDPLNSIAITLDRPRENEQINIIKLIINDDLSNDIALYIQKEDLEKLTNNAQLFTIVKEYLRDFLYEIKKINHKNQLMMMKEKEVLSIFNANKFLASKFLNIFKKEYQHLKQNRPDIINSWKYYQEFKKIF from the coding sequence ATGCAAGATTTATTAGAATTTATACGAAATAACTTAAACCAAACTCAAGCTCAGATTTTATTAAAAGCTTTAAAAAATTCTCATAATGAAAATTTTTTTAGTTTTGTTATGAAAAATATTAATATTATTTGCGAATGGCTAAATTCTCATGAATTTAAAGAAAATTATTTAAACAATCCTTATCCCGCCTTAATCAATCCAAATTTCATTGATACAGATTCAAGCAGATATTGCGCAGAACTTGCCTGGGATCTAAATTTACCTCTACCTCAACATTATAAATTTATCTACATTTCTCCTCATGGAGTTGGCGCTGCTGCATTTTTAAGATATCTCAATGAAGGTTGTAATGTTTTATGTTTCCCTTCTTGGACCTCGCCTGAAGATGCTAAAGAAAGATATTGCATGCATTATATGCATTTAAATAGCAATATTAAGCAATATGCCATAAATATTTCAGAGCTTAATATTCCTAATTTTGATAAATTTTTAGCCCTGCTTAATCCCAACTCTAAAATTATTTGTAGTGTTAGAGATCCAATAAGTATTTTAAAACACAATTGGGGAAGAGATTGGACAAAAATCACAAGAAACTATCCACGCGATTTTGATCTTACTTATGATTATAGAACTTATATTAAATTTTTAACCCACAATGCAAAAACTGAAATTAAAGTTGATTTTGAAGAACTAAACAATAGTGTTTTTATTTTAAATTTTTTATTACAATACTTTAATAAAGAACAAATATATTATTTAGATATGAACTCAATTATTCCTAAAAATGCTTTTAAAACCTTGGATTTTCTTGCTCGAAAATTCAGCTTTACCCCCCCCCCGCAAGAAAAACAATCTTTTTTTAAAATTCAAGAATTTCAAGGTTATATACGCTACCTTTTTCCTATCACACTTTATGTTAATGAAAAAGATATAAAGAATAGATTTACAATTAACAATCCTAAGATATATGATTTAGAAATCGATCCTTTAAATAGTATTGCCATTACTTTAGATAGACCAAGAGAAAATGAACAAATTAATATAATAAAATTAATTATTAACGATGATTTGTCAAATGATATAGCTTTATATATTCAAAAAGAAGATTTAGAAAAATTAACAAATAATGCACAACTTTTTACAATCGTTAAAGAATATTTACGTGATTTTTTATATGAAATTAAAAAAATCAATCATAAAAATCAACTTATGATGATGAAAGAAAAAGAGGTATTATCTATTTTTAATGCTAATAAATTTCTAGCATCTAAATTTTTAAATATTTTTAAAAAAGAATATCAACATTTAAAACAAAATCGTCCAGATATTATCAATTCTTGGAAATATTATCAAGAATTTAAAAAAATATTTTAA
- a CDS encoding adenylyl-sulfate kinase — MQNLKNGGVIWLTGLAGSGKSYIAEELCRKLKEKLNNIIYLDGDELRDLLGHYGYEKEGRIEVSLKRSNFAHFLSSQGMIVIVSTISMWNEIYSYNRKRLKNYFEIYIKCDFEELKRRDKKGLYSGAIQGNIKNVVGVDIDFDEPCPDLIIDNSKLDNLEEKVSTILNSLQKHL; from the coding sequence ATGCAAAATTTAAAAAATGGTGGAGTGATTTGGCTAACAGGATTAGCTGGAAGTGGAAAAAGTTATATTGCTGAAGAATTATGTAGAAAATTAAAAGAAAAATTAAATAATATCATCTATCTTGATGGTGATGAATTAAGAGATCTTTTAGGGCATTATGGCTATGAAAAAGAAGGGCGTATTGAAGTCTCATTAAAACGTTCTAATTTTGCTCATTTTTTAAGTTCTCAAGGAATGATAGTTATAGTAAGTACAATTTCTATGTGGAATGAAATTTATAGCTATAATCGAAAACGATTAAAAAACTATTTTGAAATTTATATAAAATGTGATTTTGAAGAATTAAAAAGACGAGATAAAAAAGGACTTTACAGTGGGGCTATACAAGGCAATATCAAAAATGTTGTAGGTGTTGATATTGATTTTGATGAGCCATGCCCTGATCTTATTATAGATAATTCAAAGCTTGATAATCTTGAAGAAAAAGTATCAACAATCTTAAATTCTTTACAAAAACATCTATAA
- the ispG gene encoding flavodoxin-dependent (E)-4-hydroxy-3-methylbut-2-enyl-diphosphate synthase: MVKRVETKQIKVGDVLIGGNAPISVQSMLFTKTRDIEGCLEQLNRLYFAGANIVRLACLDMADARALKEIKTKSPLPLIVDIHFNHNLAVYCAEFIDGVRINPGNIGSKENIKEVVKACKERDIPIRIGINHGSIEKQFSDKFGYGIDAMLESALYNIKLLEDLDFTDIKISMKTSDAQKTIEAYERLRPLCNYPFHLGVTEAGTKFHSTIKSSIALGNLLLKGIGDTMRVSITGELEEEIRVAKAILQDSGVQKNGVNIISCPTCGRIQSDLLSAIKIVEEKTKHIKEPINISVMGCVVNALGEAKGADVAIAFGKNQGLVIRHGEVVAKLKEKDLVDRFLLEVEDEVKSRTVKD, translated from the coding sequence ATGGTAAAAAGAGTTGAAACAAAACAGATTAAAGTTGGAGATGTGTTAATAGGAGGTAATGCGCCTATTTCCGTTCAATCAATGTTATTTACAAAAACTAGAGATATAGAGGGTTGTTTAGAACAACTTAATCGTCTTTATTTTGCTGGAGCTAATATAGTGCGTTTAGCTTGTTTAGATATGGCAGATGCAAGAGCTTTAAAGGAAATTAAAACAAAGAGTCCGTTGCCTTTAATAGTTGATATTCATTTTAATCATAATTTAGCTGTATATTGTGCTGAATTTATTGATGGTGTGAGAATCAATCCTGGAAATATTGGTTCTAAGGAAAACATTAAAGAAGTAGTAAAAGCGTGTAAAGAACGCGATATCCCTATACGTATAGGGATAAATCATGGTTCTATAGAAAAACAATTTAGTGATAAATTTGGATATGGTATAGATGCTATGTTAGAGAGTGCTTTGTATAATATCAAACTTTTAGAGGATTTAGATTTTACAGATATTAAAATTTCGATGAAAACTTCGGATGCTCAAAAAACAATAGAAGCTTATGAAAGATTACGTCCACTTTGTAATTATCCGTTTCATTTAGGTGTTACAGAGGCTGGAACTAAATTTCATAGCACAATAAAAAGTTCTATAGCTTTAGGAAATTTACTTCTTAAAGGTATAGGTGATACAATGCGTGTATCAATAACAGGAGAACTTGAAGAAGAAATTCGTGTCGCAAAAGCAATTTTGCAAGATAGCGGAGTGCAAAAAAACGGAGTTAATATCATTTCATGTCCAACTTGCGGAAGAATACAAAGTGATTTACTTAGTGCAATTAAAATAGTTGAAGAAAAAACTAAACATATTAAAGAACCGATTAACATTAGCGTTATGGGTTGCGTTGTTAATGCTTTAGGTGAAGCTAAGGGGGCTGATGTTGCCATAGCTTTTGGAAAAAATCAAGGTCTTGTTATAAGACACGGTGAAGTTGTAGCTAAACTTAAAGAAAAAGATTTGGTTGATAGATTTTTATTAGAAGTTGAAGATGAGGTAAAAAGTAGAACAGTAAAAGACTAA
- the flgH gene encoding flagellar basal body L-ring protein FlgH yields the protein MKKVLFYTLPFVFFGCSATVDPQISMKPPAYVEELAPKQSNNIETAPGSLFGKGDNPLFSDKKAMNVNDLVTVVIQESTTQSTQANKATSRTNTSNLGGGTLTGGSGILKNAINKVNAYSNIGFQTNSTNNYQGSGSQSRNESFNTTISTRVIKILSNGNYFIEGSRELLINGEKQIIQLSGVIRPYDIGQDNTIDSKYIADAKILYKTEGEVDRSTRKPWGSKVIEAIWPF from the coding sequence ATGAAAAAAGTTTTATTTTATACTCTACCATTTGTATTTTTTGGTTGTTCTGCTACAGTAGATCCACAAATTTCTATGAAACCACCTGCTTATGTAGAGGAGCTTGCCCCTAAACAAAGTAATAATATTGAAACAGCACCAGGATCGCTTTTTGGAAAGGGAGATAATCCTTTATTTTCAGATAAAAAAGCAATGAATGTTAATGATTTGGTTACAGTAGTTATTCAAGAAAGCACTACTCAAAGCACTCAGGCTAATAAAGCTACAAGCAGAACCAATACTTCAAATTTAGGCGGAGGAACTTTAACAGGTGGTTCTGGAATTTTAAAAAATGCAATCAATAAAGTTAATGCATATTCTAATATAGGTTTTCAGACTAATAGTACAAATAACTATCAAGGTTCAGGCTCTCAAAGTCGCAATGAAAGTTTTAATACAACAATTTCAACTCGAGTAATTAAAATTTTATCCAATGGTAATTATTTTATTGAAGGCTCAAGAGAACTTTTAATTAATGGAGAAAAACAAATTATACAATTAAGCGGAGTAATTCGTCCTTATGATATTGGACAAGATAATACCATAGATAGTAAATATATCGCAGATGCAAAAATTCTTTATAAAACTGAAGGCGAAGTTGATAGAAGCACTAGAAAACCTTGGGGAAGCAAAGTAATAGAAGCTATTTGGCCATTTTAA
- the pta gene encoding phosphate acetyltransferase, with protein MENLYLIRSKSDDQNIIVGLKLLEYYSKNYKNIAIYCPIASKHDISIFQEWLNQFSINQNIENTYSFIDKDAMEEFDKDSNIFFNTILKTYEELKEKYEFVLTIGFSQFGILDTFGLNVKIAKNLNTPIVADVCSEYMAMTQKHLDKLLNGKNYVLIDENIDFEKISQLKSYDFMTPYRFKYEMIKKGIKNKKTVVLPEGNDERILKACDILLKTEVVDLIILGDEKEIKQNAEKLMLNIHSAKMMNPSTSDLCEEFASMLYEARKSKGMTLDQAKELVKDKTYFGTLLVHSGKADAMVSGASTTTAETIRPALQLIKTQEGVSSVSGLFFMGLEDKMLAFADCAVNPNPTAEQLASSAYVSAMTAKSFGLDPKVALLSYSSGNSGKGESVDLVKEALKIAKEKYPELNIDGPMQFDCAYDPKTAASKMPESKIAGQINVYVFPDLDAANIGYKAVQRTANALAIGPILQGLKKPVNDLSRGCLVDDIVDTVILSAVQAQ; from the coding sequence ATGGAGAATCTTTATTTAATAAGATCTAAGAGTGATGATCAAAATATTATAGTCGGTTTAAAATTGCTAGAATATTATAGTAAAAATTATAAAAATATAGCAATTTATTGCCCAATAGCTTCCAAGCATGATATTTCTATTTTTCAAGAGTGGCTTAATCAATTTAGCATCAATCAAAATATAGAAAATACCTATAGTTTTATTGATAAAGATGCTATGGAAGAATTTGATAAAGACTCTAATATTTTTTTTAATACTATTTTAAAAACTTATGAAGAGTTAAAAGAAAAATATGAATTTGTTTTAACAATTGGTTTTTCTCAATTTGGTATATTAGATACCTTTGGACTTAATGTTAAGATCGCCAAAAATCTTAATACTCCAATTGTTGCTGATGTTTGTAGTGAATATATGGCAATGACTCAAAAACATCTTGATAAACTTTTAAATGGTAAAAATTACGTTTTAATTGATGAAAATATTGATTTTGAGAAAATCAGTCAATTAAAATCTTATGATTTTATGACTCCTTATCGTTTTAAATATGAAATGATTAAAAAAGGTATTAAAAATAAAAAAACAGTTGTTTTACCAGAAGGCAATGATGAGAGAATTTTAAAAGCTTGCGATATTTTATTAAAAACTGAAGTTGTTGATCTTATTATTTTAGGAGATGAAAAAGAAATCAAGCAGAATGCAGAAAAACTAATGCTTAATATCCATTCTGCAAAAATGATGAATCCTAGCACTTCTGATTTATGTGAAGAATTTGCTTCAATGCTTTATGAAGCAAGAAAATCTAAGGGAATGACTCTTGATCAAGCTAAGGAATTAGTAAAAGATAAGACTTATTTTGGAACTTTACTTGTGCATAGTGGAAAAGCTGATGCTATGGTAAGCGGCGCTTCTACAACCACAGCTGAGACAATTCGTCCTGCGCTTCAGTTGATTAAAACTCAAGAAGGAGTGAGTTCTGTTTCAGGATTATTTTTTATGGGTTTAGAAGATAAAATGTTAGCTTTTGCAGATTGTGCTGTCAATCCTAATCCAACAGCTGAACAATTAGCCTCTAGTGCTTATGTTAGTGCTATGACCGCAAAATCTTTTGGACTAGATCCTAAAGTTGCTTTACTTTCTTATTCTAGTGGAAATAGTGGAAAAGGTGAAAGTGTAGATCTTGTAAAAGAAGCTCTTAAGATAGCTAAGGAAAAATATCCAGAATTAAATATAGATGGCCCTATGCAATTTGACTGCGCTTATGATCCTAAGACTGCAGCTTCAAAAATGCCAGAATCTAAAATAGCAGGACAGATCAATGTTTATGTATTCCCAGATCTTGATGCTGCAAATATAGGCTATAAAGCTGTGCAAAGAACAGCTAATGCTTTGGCAATTGGTCCTATTTTACAAGGTCTTAAAAAACCAGTCAATGATTTAAGTCGTGGGTGTTTGGTTGATGATATTGTAGATACTGTAATTTTAAGTGCTGTACAAGCGCAATAA
- a CDS encoding acetate kinase, producing the protein MKVLVLNSGSSSIKFKFFDDKIVKASGLIEKIGEETSKVVLKNTLSDEKFERDIAIKDHEHGLQVLNELFKESGILEDLKVLDGCGHRIVHGGKTLTKHCLIDDHVLNEIDRVSVFAPLHNPAHLAGIKTMIKAAPNVPNVAVFDTAFHQTMPDYAYMYALPYEFYDKDGIRRYGFHGTSHAYVSSKAANLLGKKSVNVISAHLGNGASVCAVENGKSVDTSMGFTPLEGLVMGTRCGDMDPAIIPFISKARGLNIEEIDNLMNKKSGVYGICGYNDFRDIESRVEKGEDKARLAFDMFCYRLVKYIGAYLAVLPGTDGIIFTGGIGENSSLVRQKVCEKLSHLGIDLDLNLNNQRMSTERIISTTDSKIKVCIIPTDEEFEIARVTEELVNKG; encoded by the coding sequence ATGAAAGTTTTAGTTTTAAATTCAGGTTCATCATCTATAAAATTTAAATTTTTTGATGATAAAATAGTTAAGGCAAGTGGTTTAATTGAAAAAATAGGTGAGGAAACTTCTAAAGTTGTTTTAAAAAATACTTTAAGTGATGAAAAATTTGAAAGAGATATTGCCATAAAAGATCATGAACATGGCTTGCAAGTTTTAAATGAACTTTTTAAGGAATCAGGAATTTTAGAAGATCTAAAAGTTCTTGATGGTTGTGGTCATCGTATTGTCCATGGAGGGAAAACTTTAACAAAACATTGTTTAATAGATGATCATGTACTTAATGAAATTGACAGAGTAAGTGTTTTTGCCCCTTTGCATAATCCAGCTCATTTAGCAGGTATAAAAACAATGATTAAAGCTGCTCCAAATGTACCAAATGTTGCAGTTTTTGATACAGCTTTTCATCAAACAATGCCTGATTATGCTTATATGTATGCTTTGCCTTATGAATTTTATGATAAAGATGGTATAAGAAGATATGGCTTCCATGGAACTTCTCATGCTTATGTAAGTTCAAAAGCTGCTAATTTATTAGGTAAAAAGAGTGTAAATGTGATTTCAGCTCATCTCGGGAATGGAGCAAGTGTCTGTGCTGTAGAAAATGGAAAAAGCGTAGATACTTCTATGGGATTTACTCCTCTTGAGGGTCTAGTTATGGGAACTCGTTGTGGCGATATGGATCCTGCAATTATACCTTTTATTAGTAAAGCAAGAGGCTTAAATATAGAAGAGATTGATAATTTGATGAATAAAAAAAGCGGCGTATATGGCATTTGTGGTTACAATGATTTTAGAGATATTGAATCACGAGTTGAAAAAGGAGAAGATAAAGCACGTTTAGCTTTTGATATGTTTTGCTATCGTTTAGTAAAATATATAGGAGCTTATCTTGCTGTATTACCAGGAACTGATGGTATTATTTTCACAGGAGGCATAGGTGAAAATTCTTCTTTGGTAAGACAAAAAGTTTGTGAAAAATTATCTCATCTTGGTATTGATCTTGATTTGAATTTAAATAATCAAAGAATGTCCACTGAAAGAATAATAAGCACCACAGATTCTAAAATAAAAGTTTGTATTATTCCTACAGATGAAGAATTTGAAATTGCAAGAGTTACAGAAGAGCTTGTAAATAAAGGCTAA
- the rsmH gene encoding 16S rRNA (cytosine(1402)-N(4))-methyltransferase RsmH — protein sequence MEIPHIPVLLNEVNKAFENLNHGYFLDCTVGFGGHSESLLKNHPNIKLIACDQDEEALEFSKQRLEQFKNRTQFFLTNFSQILDQIPTNSLRGILADIGISSYQLDNNKRGFSLDSDFLDMRMNQNIKNSAFNVVNSYTCEQLTYIFKEYGELDDAYFIAKKICQSRIKTPIKSAKELQKIIGSTKQHHRKVSKATLVFQAIRIEVNQELEVLKIFLEKLEKIKLKDCILAIICFHSLEDRIVKNYFKKWSKNCICDEKVLRCECGNNHSLGKILNKKVIIASETEIMQNSRSSCAKMRLFHFKNMEK from the coding sequence TTGGAAATTCCACATATTCCAGTATTACTTAATGAAGTCAATAAGGCCTTTGAAAATTTAAACCATGGATATTTTTTAGACTGCACTGTAGGCTTTGGTGGCCATAGTGAATCTTTGCTTAAAAATCATCCTAATATAAAACTAATTGCTTGCGATCAAGATGAAGAAGCACTTGAATTTTCAAAACAGCGCCTTGAACAATTTAAAAACAGAACGCAATTTTTCTTAACAAATTTTAGCCAAATTCTTGATCAAATTCCTACAAATTCTTTAAGAGGAATTTTAGCAGATATTGGAATTTCTTCTTATCAATTAGATAATAATAAACGAGGATTTAGTCTTGATTCTGATTTTTTAGATATGAGAATGAATCAAAATATTAAAAATTCAGCTTTTAATGTTGTTAATTCTTATACTTGTGAACAACTCACTTATATTTTTAAAGAATATGGTGAATTAGATGATGCTTATTTTATTGCTAAAAAAATTTGTCAATCAAGGATTAAAACACCTATAAAAAGTGCCAAAGAATTACAAAAAATTATAGGCTCAACCAAACAACATCATAGAAAAGTTTCCAAAGCAACTTTAGTTTTTCAAGCTATTAGAATTGAAGTCAACCAAGAACTTGAGGTTTTAAAAATTTTTTTGGAAAAATTAGAAAAAATAAAGTTAAAAGATTGTATTTTAGCTATAATTTGTTTTCATTCTTTAGAAGATAGAATAGTGAAAAATTATTTTAAAAAATGGTCTAAAAATTGCATTTGCGATGAAAAAGTTTTACGTTGCGAATGCGGAAATAATCATTCTTTAGGAAAAATTTTAAATAAAAAAGTTATCATTGCAAGTGAAACAGAAATAATGCAAAATTCAAGATCTAGTTGCGCAAAAATGCGTTTATTTCATTTTAAAAATATGGAAAAATAA
- a CDS encoding peptidylprolyl isomerase, with protein sequence MLTWMQHHRKYLIITIWISTIALVGAVFVNWGAYDFNLDRASNAAIVGNEKISYNEFNTRYNQIFNYYNQISNGSLDENNAEKIGLKELALNSLIEDKLLLNFAKDLGLNSNDNEIIEKLTQTRAFQNPIGEFNKTIYYEILHANGFMPKDYEKILSDEVIIDKLNKIFNLPSSESEIKMLAIAYFMKDSLSIAELNYDKKNIKINEEELKKFWEQQKEDYKTSKTYEISTYFLPLNDQNFSEEELQKFYNDANNRLNYKDQDGKILDFKLAKNKVAKDYGLIKLKNLANAKFLELKNNKEKFQKDENISDLSIYYPLDLLSKIKTGDLLRPVRYKDGYMIIKINKINPIRIKTFEEARNEILPLYLSEKSKENLEKEAEERLKDFKGENIGFVTRDSLLSDIKMDKNIFNNAEFSYFLTNVFNSDQNASYVLLGDNKAVLYKINKQKIDISDDKLNQHYETLKQNLQILKSDMIKQELINQLRKAYPIKIYYKGK encoded by the coding sequence ATGCTTACTTGGATGCAGCATCATAGAAAATATCTTATTATTACTATATGGATTAGTACTATTGCTTTAGTTGGAGCTGTTTTTGTTAATTGGGGTGCTTATGATTTTAATCTTGATCGTGCTTCAAATGCAGCTATTGTTGGAAATGAGAAGATAAGTTACAATGAATTTAATACACGATATAATCAGATTTTTAATTATTATAATCAGATTAGCAATGGCAGTTTGGATGAAAATAATGCTGAAAAGATAGGTTTAAAAGAATTAGCTTTAAATTCTCTTATAGAAGATAAACTTTTATTAAATTTTGCTAAAGACTTAGGTTTAAATTCTAACGATAATGAAATTATAGAAAAGCTTACGCAAACAAGAGCTTTTCAAAACCCAATAGGTGAATTTAATAAAACAATTTATTATGAAATTTTACATGCTAATGGTTTTATGCCTAAAGATTATGAAAAAATTCTTTCTGATGAAGTTATCATTGATAAATTAAATAAAATTTTTAACTTGCCTTCTAGTGAAAGTGAAATCAAAATGTTGGCAATTGCTTATTTTATGAAAGATTCTTTAAGTATTGCAGAACTTAATTATGATAAAAAGAATATAAAGATCAACGAGGAGGAGTTAAAAAAATTTTGGGAACAACAAAAAGAAGATTATAAAACAAGTAAAACTTATGAAATTTCTACATATTTTTTACCATTAAATGATCAGAATTTTTCAGAAGAAGAATTGCAAAAATTTTACAATGATGCAAACAATCGACTAAATTATAAAGATCAAGATGGCAAGATTTTAGATTTTAAATTGGCAAAAAATAAAGTTGCAAAAGATTATGGTTTAATCAAGCTTAAAAATTTAGCCAATGCTAAATTTTTAGAATTAAAGAACAATAAAGAGAAATTTCAAAAAGATGAAAATATTTCGGATTTAAGTATCTATTATCCTTTGGATCTTTTATCTAAAATTAAAACCGGAGATCTTTTAAGACCGGTTAGATATAAAGATGGCTATATGATTATTAAGATCAATAAAATTAATCCTATAAGAATTAAAACTTTTGAAGAAGCTAGGAATGAAATTTTACCTTTATATTTGAGCGAAAAATCTAAAGAAAATTTAGAAAAAGAAGCTGAGGAGAGATTGAAAGATTTTAAAGGTGAAAATATAGGTTTTGTAACTAGAGATTCATTGCTTAGTGATATCAAAATGGATAAAAATATATTTAATAATGCTGAATTTAGTTATTTTTTAACTAATGTTTTTAATTCTGATCAAAATGCTTCTTATGTTCTTTTAGGTGATAATAAAGCAGTGCTTTATAAAATCAATAAGCAAAAAATTGATATTAGTGATGATAAATTAAATCAGCATTATGAAACATTAAAACAAAATTTGCAAATATTAAAATCTGATATGATAAAACAGGAATTAATTAATCAATTAAGAAAAGCATATCCAATAAAAATTTATTATAAAGGGAAGTGA